A section of the Streptomyces sp. V3I8 genome encodes:
- the murA gene encoding UDP-N-acetylglucosamine 1-carboxyvinyltransferase, with protein sequence MTVNGSDDVLLVHGGNPLEGEIRVRGAKNLVPKAMVAALLGSAPSRLRNVPDIRDVRVVRGLLQLHGVTVRPGEEPGELIMDPSHVESANVADIDAHAGSSRIPILLCGPLLHRLGHAFIPGLGGCDIGGRPIDFHFEVLRQFGATIEKRADGQYLEAPQRLRGTKIQLPYPSVGATEQVLLTAVLAEGVTELANAAVEPEIEDLICVLQKMGAIIAMDTDRTIRVTGVDSLGGYTHAALPDRLEAASWASAALATEGNIYVRGAQQRSMMTFLNTYRKVGGAFEIDDEGIRFWHPGGQLKSIALETDVHPGFQTDWQQPLVVALTQATGLSIVHETVYESRLGFTSALNQMGAHIQLYRECLGGSHCRFGQRNFLHSAVVSGPTKLQGADLVIPDLRGGFSYLIAALAAQGTSRVHGIDLINRGYENFMEKLVELGAKVELPGKALG encoded by the coding sequence ATGACCGTCAACGGCTCAGACGACGTACTCCTTGTCCACGGCGGAAACCCGCTCGAGGGCGAGATCCGGGTCCGCGGTGCGAAGAACCTCGTACCGAAGGCCATGGTCGCCGCGCTGCTCGGCAGTGCTCCGAGCCGGCTGCGCAACGTCCCGGACATCCGTGACGTGCGGGTCGTACGCGGCCTGCTGCAGCTGCACGGGGTGACGGTCCGTCCGGGTGAGGAGCCGGGCGAGCTGATCATGGACCCGTCGCACGTGGAGAGCGCCAACGTCGCGGACATCGACGCGCACGCGGGTTCGTCGCGCATCCCGATCCTCCTGTGCGGTCCGCTCCTGCACCGCCTCGGGCACGCGTTCATCCCGGGTCTGGGCGGCTGCGACATCGGCGGCCGGCCGATCGACTTCCACTTCGAGGTGCTGCGGCAGTTCGGCGCGACGATCGAGAAACGCGCGGACGGGCAGTACCTGGAGGCTCCGCAGCGGCTGCGCGGCACGAAGATCCAGCTTCCGTACCCGTCGGTCGGCGCGACCGAGCAGGTGCTCCTGACGGCCGTCCTCGCGGAGGGCGTCACGGAGCTCGCGAACGCGGCGGTCGAGCCGGAGATCGAGGACCTGATCTGCGTCCTGCAGAAAATGGGCGCGATCATCGCGATGGACACCGACCGCACCATCCGCGTCACGGGTGTCGACTCGCTCGGCGGCTACACCCACGCGGCCCTGCCGGACCGCCTGGAGGCCGCCTCGTGGGCGTCCGCGGCGCTGGCGACCGAAGGCAACATCTACGTCCGCGGCGCCCAGCAGCGCTCGATGATGACGTTCCTGAACACCTACCGGAAGGTGGGCGGTGCCTTCGAGATCGACGACGAGGGCATCCGCTTCTGGCACCCCGGCGGCCAGCTCAAGTCGATCGCGCTGGAGACGGACGTCCACCCGGGCTTCCAGACGGACTGGCAGCAGCCCCTGGTGGTCGCGCTCACGCAGGCCACCGGCCTCTCCATCGTCCACGAGACGGTGTACGAGTCCCGCCTCGGCTTCACCTCTGCGCTGAACCAGATGGGCGCGCACATCCAGCTGTACCGCGAGTGCCTGGGCGGCTCGCACTGCCGCTTCGGCCAGCGGAACTTCCTGCACTCGGCGGTCGTGTCCGGCCCGACGAAGCTCCAGGGCGCCGACCTGGTCATCCCCGACCTGCGCGGCGGCTTCTCGTACCTCATCGCGGCGCTGGCGGCCCAGGGCACGTCCCGGGTCCACGGCATCGACCTGATCAACCGCGGCTACGAGAACTTCATGGAGAAGCTGGTGGAGCTGGGCGCGAAGGTCGAGCTGCCGGGCAAGGCGCTGGGCTAG
- a CDS encoding extracellular solute-binding protein has product MKLAHLSARMAAPIAALVVAGLTATACAPESSDNSGGKDEKSGTLRVWLFQEVTNAPKEKVVDSVVTAFEKAHKGTKVDVQYIPVETRAEKIKAAFNDPKSAPDLIEYGNTDTAGYVKDGGLADVTEEFTDWSESKDTDPTAKQSVTVDGRIYGAPYFVGVRALYYRTDVFDDLGLDVPKTQDELISTAKKIRQAKPDLYGLAVGGAYTYGAMPFIWSNGGEIAEGKGGSYASTIDSAQAQKGIKAYTSLFGDDNCPAAKCAGMGGNDTVTAFASGKAGMAIGGDFSHAAIEAGKVKGKYAVVPLPGVKSGDIAPAFAGGNNLGILKSTSHRTLAVDLMEQLAAKKTQGALFDAMGFLPTFTDVRQDVAKREPFVEPFVKTLGAGAKFVPASPAWSQIDASLVLPTMFQEVVSGRKGVAAASKDAAKKMNAAFSSAG; this is encoded by the coding sequence ATGAAGCTCGCCCATCTCTCTGCACGCATGGCCGCCCCGATCGCCGCGCTCGTCGTCGCCGGGCTCACGGCGACCGCCTGCGCCCCGGAGTCCTCCGACAACTCCGGGGGCAAAGACGAGAAGAGCGGCACCCTGCGCGTGTGGCTCTTCCAGGAGGTCACCAACGCGCCGAAGGAGAAGGTCGTCGACAGTGTCGTCACCGCCTTCGAGAAGGCCCACAAGGGCACGAAGGTCGACGTCCAGTACATCCCCGTCGAGACCCGCGCCGAGAAGATCAAGGCCGCCTTCAACGACCCGAAGAGCGCGCCCGACCTCATCGAGTACGGCAACACGGACACCGCCGGCTACGTCAAGGACGGCGGACTCGCGGACGTGACCGAGGAGTTCACGGACTGGAGCGAGTCCAAGGACACCGACCCGACCGCCAAGCAGTCCGTCACGGTCGACGGCAGAATCTACGGCGCCCCGTACTTCGTCGGCGTCCGCGCCCTCTACTACCGCACCGACGTCTTCGACGACCTGGGCCTGGACGTACCGAAGACCCAGGACGAACTCATCAGCACGGCCAAGAAGATCCGGCAGGCGAAGCCGGACCTGTACGGCCTCGCGGTCGGCGGCGCGTACACGTACGGCGCGATGCCGTTCATCTGGTCCAACGGCGGCGAGATCGCCGAGGGCAAGGGCGGCTCGTACGCCTCGACGATCGACAGCGCGCAGGCCCAGAAGGGCATCAAGGCGTACACCTCGCTCTTCGGCGACGACAACTGTCCGGCCGCCAAGTGCGCGGGCATGGGCGGCAACGACACCGTCACGGCGTTCGCCTCCGGCAAGGCCGGCATGGCCATCGGCGGCGACTTCAGCCACGCGGCGATCGAGGCGGGCAAGGTCAAGGGCAAGTACGCGGTCGTGCCGCTGCCCGGAGTGAAGTCGGGTGACATCGCTCCCGCGTTCGCGGGCGGCAACAACCTCGGCATCCTCAAGAGCACCTCGCACCGTACGCTCGCCGTCGACCTGATGGAACAGCTCGCGGCGAAGAAGACGCAGGGCGCGCTCTTCGACGCGATGGGCTTCCTGCCGACGTTCACGGACGTGCGCCAGGACGTCGCGAAGCGCGAACCGTTCGTCGAGCCCTTCGTGAAGACCCTCGGCGCCGGCGCCAAGTTCGTCCCGGCCTCACCGGCCTGGTCGCAGATCGACGCGTCCCTGGTGCTGCCGACGATGTTCCAGGAGGTCGTCAGCGGCCGCAAGGGCGTGGCGGCCGCCTCCAAGGACGCGGCCAAGAAGATGAACGCCGCCTTCAGCTCCGCCGGATGA
- a CDS encoding DUF3039 domain-containing protein: MSTLEPETQPQRGTGTGTLVEPTPQTSHGDGDHERFAHYVQKDKIMASALDGTPVVALCGKVWVPGRDPKKYPVCPMCKEIYESMGSGGDDGKGKGGDK, translated from the coding sequence ATGAGCACTCTTGAGCCTGAGACCCAGCCCCAGCGAGGCACTGGGACGGGAACCCTCGTGGAGCCGACGCCGCAGACGTCGCACGGCGACGGGGACCACGAGCGCTTCGCCCACTACGTCCAGAAGGACAAGATCATGGCGAGCGCGCTCGACGGCACCCCCGTCGTGGCGCTCTGCGGCAAGGTGTGGGTCCCGGGACGGGACCCGAAGAAGTACCCCGTGTGCCCCATGTGCAAGGAGATCTACGAGTCCATGGGCTCGGGCGGCGACGACGGCAAGGGCAAGGGCGGCGACAAGTAG
- a CDS encoding UvrD-helicase domain-containing protein — translation MRDRELGVEQEHLDRVYQRLEEKIHEAEFLMNDAAQRGQVGTPGALAERDAQVFRAGIHLNRLNNEFEDFLFGRIDLLPGKDGKKGPDGAYTAVEPAEGAVRPDNTADIAETLHIGRIGVLDAEYAPLVIDWRAPAAAPFYRSTPVDPGRVVRRRVIRSKGRKVLGVEDDLMRPELKATLAGNELAVIGDGALMAALGQARSHTMRDIVASIQAEQDQVIRAPAASVTYVEGGPGTGKTAVALHRAAYLLYQDRRRYAGGILIVSPTPLLVAYTEGVLPSLGEEGQVAIRAVGSLVDGAEATQYDAPAVARAKGSYRMLKVLRKAARGALEGVDEQGGRSGSGGRSGSERAGRGGPAPARTGSAPSRQLAFGEDADEAQDGDEAQDGGEGGQDDGRHGTRPPAGPPTRLRVVAFGRRLELEAPELDRIRNNALSGTAPVNLLRPRARKLLLDALWSRSGAGSRHTDPELAAELRSSFDEDVSSEDAFIAFLDAWWPELTPRAVLAAMSDERRLGRWARRILNPGEVRRVARSLKRDGLSVHDVAMLDELEAIVGTPARPRRKRDLDPLDQLTGLEELMPQREETQRERAERLAQERTEYAHVIVDEAQDLTPMQWRMIGRRGRHATWTVVGDPAQSSWSDPDEAAEARDEALGSRPRRRFTLTVNYRNPAEIAELAAKVLALAMPGSESPSAVRSTGVRPRFVTAVNGPATGQGHGRATGRTAGQAGGQAGGQAGGQAGGQAGGPGAGARDALARTVREEAARLLDQVDGTVGVVVAMNRRAEAARWLAGLGDRVVALGSLEAKGLEYDATVVVSPAEIADESPAGLRVLYVALTRATQQLTIVSAARDEPDADGVPDLLRD, via the coding sequence GTGCGCGACCGCGAGCTCGGCGTCGAACAGGAACACCTGGACCGGGTGTACCAGCGTCTCGAGGAAAAGATCCACGAGGCGGAGTTCCTGATGAACGACGCCGCACAGCGCGGCCAGGTCGGTACACCCGGAGCACTCGCGGAGCGTGACGCGCAGGTGTTCCGGGCGGGGATCCACCTCAACCGCCTGAACAACGAGTTCGAGGACTTCCTCTTCGGACGGATCGACCTCCTCCCCGGCAAGGACGGCAAGAAGGGCCCGGACGGCGCCTACACGGCCGTCGAGCCCGCCGAGGGCGCCGTCCGGCCCGACAACACCGCCGACATCGCGGAGACGCTCCACATCGGCCGTATCGGCGTCCTCGACGCCGAGTACGCGCCGCTGGTCATCGACTGGCGGGCCCCGGCGGCCGCGCCGTTCTACCGCTCCACCCCGGTCGACCCCGGCCGGGTCGTACGCCGCCGGGTCATCCGCTCCAAGGGCCGCAAGGTCCTCGGGGTCGAGGACGACCTGATGCGCCCGGAGCTCAAGGCCACGCTCGCCGGGAACGAACTGGCAGTGATCGGCGACGGCGCGCTCATGGCCGCGCTGGGCCAGGCCCGCAGCCACACCATGCGGGACATCGTCGCCTCCATCCAGGCCGAGCAGGACCAGGTCATCCGGGCGCCCGCCGCGTCCGTGACCTACGTGGAGGGCGGCCCCGGCACCGGCAAGACGGCGGTCGCCCTGCACCGGGCCGCCTACCTGCTCTACCAGGACCGCAGGAGGTACGCGGGCGGCATCCTCATCGTCTCGCCCACGCCGCTGCTGGTCGCGTACACCGAAGGCGTCCTGCCGTCCCTCGGCGAGGAGGGGCAGGTCGCCATCCGGGCGGTCGGCTCCCTGGTCGACGGCGCCGAGGCCACGCAGTACGACGCGCCGGCGGTGGCCCGGGCCAAGGGCTCCTACCGGATGCTGAAGGTGCTGCGGAAGGCGGCGCGGGGGGCACTGGAGGGGGTGGACGAGCAGGGCGGGCGGTCCGGCTCCGGAGGGCGCTCCGGCTCCGAGCGCGCCGGCCGCGGGGGGCCCGCCCCCGCCAGGACCGGTTCCGCCCCGTCCAGGCAGCTCGCGTTCGGCGAGGACGCCGACGAGGCGCAGGACGGCGACGAGGCGCAGGACGGCGGGGAGGGCGGGCAGGACGACGGTCGACACGGCACTCGGCCCCCGGCCGGTCCGCCCACCCGGCTGCGCGTCGTCGCCTTCGGGCGCCGGCTTGAGCTGGAGGCCCCCGAGCTGGACCGCATCCGGAACAACGCGCTCTCCGGGACCGCCCCGGTCAACCTGCTGCGTCCGCGTGCCCGCAAGCTGCTGCTCGACGCGCTCTGGTCGCGCTCCGGCGCCGGCAGCCGGCACACGGACCCCGAGCTGGCCGCCGAACTGCGCTCGTCGTTCGACGAGGACGTCAGCTCCGAGGACGCCTTCATCGCGTTCCTCGACGCCTGGTGGCCCGAGCTGACCCCGCGCGCCGTGCTGGCCGCCATGTCCGACGAGCGGCGGCTCGGGCGCTGGGCGCGGCGGATCCTCAACCCCGGCGAGGTACGGCGGGTGGCCCGCTCCCTCAAGCGGGACGGGCTCTCCGTGCACGACGTGGCCATGCTGGACGAGCTGGAGGCGATCGTCGGCACCCCGGCCCGCCCCCGCAGGAAGCGCGACCTCGACCCGCTCGACCAGCTGACGGGGCTGGAGGAGCTCATGCCCCAGCGCGAGGAGACGCAGCGCGAGCGGGCCGAGCGGCTGGCCCAGGAGCGCACCGAGTACGCGCACGTCATCGTCGACGAGGCGCAGGACCTCACGCCCATGCAGTGGCGCATGATCGGCCGCCGCGGCCGGCACGCCACCTGGACGGTGGTCGGCGACCCCGCCCAGTCGTCCTGGTCGGACCCGGACGAGGCCGCCGAGGCCCGTGACGAGGCGCTCGGCAGCCGGCCGCGCCGCCGCTTCACGCTCACCGTGAACTACCGCAACCCGGCCGAGATCGCCGAACTCGCCGCCAAGGTCCTGGCCCTCGCCATGCCGGGCTCCGAGTCCCCGTCCGCGGTCCGCTCCACGGGCGTACGCCCGCGCTTCGTGACGGCGGTGAACGGCCCGGCGACCGGCCAAGGACACGGCCGGGCGACCGGCCGGACGGCCGGACAGGCGGGAGGACAGGCGGGAGGACAGGCAGGCGGACAGGCAGGAGGGCAGGCGGGCGGGCCGGGCGCCGGTGCCCGGGACGCGCTGGCGAGGACCGTGCGGGAGGAGGCCGCCCGGCTGCTCGACCAGGTCGACGGCACGGTCGGGGTCGTCGTCGCCATGAACCGCCGGGCCGAGGCCGCGCGGTGGCTCGCCGGACTCGGGGACCGCGTGGTGGCGCTCGGCAGCCTGGAGGCCAAGGGCCTGGAGTACGACGCCACGGTGGTCGTCTCGCCCGCCGAGATCGCCGACGAGTCACCGGCCGGGCTGCGCGTGCTGTACGTGGCGCTGACCCGGGCGACCCAGCAGCTCACCATCGTCTCGGCGGCCCGGGACGAGCCGGACGCAGACGGAGTACCGGACCTGCTGCGCGACTGA
- a CDS encoding sigma-70 family RNA polymerase sigma factor, producing MSQPSEPDEELMRALYREHAGPLLAYVLRLVAGDRQRAEDVVQETLIRAWKNAGQLNRATGSVRPWLVTVARRIVIDGHRSRQARPQEVDPSPLEVIPAEDEIDKALWLMTLSDALDDLTPAHREVLVETYFKGRTVNEAAETLGIPSGTVRSRVFYALRSMKLALEERGVTA from the coding sequence ATGTCCCAGCCCTCGGAACCCGACGAGGAGCTGATGCGTGCGCTGTACCGGGAGCACGCGGGGCCCCTGCTCGCCTATGTGCTGCGGCTGGTCGCCGGGGACCGGCAGCGGGCGGAGGACGTCGTGCAGGAGACGCTCATCCGCGCGTGGAAGAACGCCGGTCAGCTCAATCGAGCGACGGGTTCGGTGCGCCCCTGGCTGGTGACGGTCGCCCGGCGCATCGTCATCGACGGGCACCGCAGCCGGCAGGCCCGGCCGCAGGAGGTGGACCCGTCGCCGCTGGAGGTCATTCCCGCGGAGGACGAGATCGACAAGGCGTTGTGGCTGATGACACTCTCTGACGCGCTCGACGACCTGACCCCCGCCCACCGGGAGGTACTGGTCGAGACGTACTTCAAGGGGCGTACCGTGAACGAGGCCGCCGAGACCCTGGGAATACCCAGCGGCACGGTGCGCTCACGGGTGTTCTATGCCCTGCGTTCGATGAAGCTCGCACTGGAGGAGCGGGGGGTGACGGCATGA
- a CDS encoding carbohydrate ABC transporter permease yields the protein MSSGARRGPRTGPGGGRGRRSPLARGGWTPWLYLAPALVVIGGLLVYPVYQLGLISFLEYTQAQVSGGEPTTFQGFGNYATLFRDEQFWQVLLATVVFAAACVVSTLAVGCALAVLLTRVRAVPRLALMLAALGAWATPAVTGSTVWLLLFDPDFGPVNRVLGLGDHSWTYDRFSAFALVLLEVVWCSFPFVMVTVYAGIRAVPSEVLEAASLDGASQWRIWRSVLAPMLRPILVVVTIQSVIWDFKVFTQIYVMTNGGGIAGQNLVLNVYAYQKAFASSQYSLGSAIGVVMLLILLAVTLVYLRLLRRQGEEL from the coding sequence GTGTCGTCCGGGGCCCGTCGGGGGCCCCGGACGGGCCCCGGCGGCGGGCGGGGGCGCAGGTCCCCGCTCGCCCGCGGTGGCTGGACGCCCTGGCTCTACCTCGCCCCCGCCCTCGTCGTCATCGGCGGGCTGCTCGTCTACCCCGTCTACCAGCTCGGGCTGATCTCCTTCCTGGAGTACACCCAGGCCCAGGTCAGCGGCGGCGAGCCGACCACCTTCCAGGGCTTCGGGAACTACGCGACGCTCTTCCGCGACGAGCAGTTCTGGCAGGTGCTGCTGGCCACCGTGGTGTTCGCGGCGGCGTGCGTCGTGTCGACCCTCGCGGTCGGCTGCGCGCTCGCCGTCCTCCTGACACGTGTCCGTGCCGTACCGCGGCTCGCCCTGATGCTCGCCGCACTCGGCGCCTGGGCGACCCCCGCGGTCACCGGCTCGACGGTGTGGCTGCTGCTCTTCGACCCCGACTTCGGCCCGGTCAACCGGGTCCTGGGACTCGGCGACCACTCATGGACGTACGACCGCTTCAGCGCCTTCGCCCTGGTGCTGCTCGAAGTGGTGTGGTGCTCCTTCCCGTTCGTGATGGTCACGGTGTACGCCGGCATCCGCGCCGTGCCCTCCGAGGTGCTGGAGGCCGCCTCCCTCGACGGCGCCTCCCAGTGGCGGATCTGGCGCTCGGTGCTGGCCCCGATGCTCCGCCCGATCCTCGTGGTCGTCACCATCCAGTCGGTCATCTGGGACTTCAAGGTCTTCACGCAGATCTACGTCATGACGAACGGCGGAGGCATCGCCGGCCAGAACCTCGTCCTGAACGTGTACGCCTACCAGAAGGCCTTCGCGTCCTCCCAGTACAGCCTCGGGTCGGCGATCGGAGTGGTGATGCTGCTGATCCTGCTGGCGGTCACGCTCGTCTATCTGAGACTGCTGCGAAGGCAGGGGGAAGAGCTGTGA
- a CDS encoding CGNR zinc finger domain-containing protein has product MALATATAPYELRFDSGRICLDLLATTHPGERIGSAEPLKAWITGSGLVPAGTPLASADSSWVVRFCELRHCVGQLMRGEASPDSRSFDAALARVNELARTAPPVPSAVRDSGGTLVRVLCAPPTCAALLAAVARDTVELLTDPVARAGIRQCEGDNCPIVYLDTSRGRRRRWCSSEVCGNRERVARHRRRAALARA; this is encoded by the coding sequence ATGGCACTGGCCACGGCCACGGCCCCGTACGAGCTGCGGTTCGACTCAGGGCGGATCTGCCTCGATCTCCTGGCGACCACGCACCCCGGGGAACGGATCGGCTCGGCCGAGCCCCTGAAGGCCTGGATCACCGGATCCGGTCTCGTCCCGGCGGGCACGCCCCTCGCGTCGGCCGACTCCTCCTGGGTCGTGCGTTTCTGTGAACTGCGCCACTGCGTAGGGCAGTTGATGCGCGGAGAGGCGTCCCCGGACTCCCGGTCCTTCGACGCCGCGCTGGCCCGGGTCAACGAACTCGCCCGTACCGCACCGCCCGTACCCTCGGCGGTGCGCGACTCCGGGGGCACGCTCGTCCGCGTCCTGTGCGCGCCGCCGACCTGCGCGGCGCTCCTCGCGGCGGTCGCCCGGGACACCGTGGAACTCCTGACGGATCCGGTGGCCCGGGCGGGCATCCGCCAGTGTGAGGGAGACAACTGCCCGATCGTGTACCTGGATACGTCCAGGGGGCGTCGTCGCAGGTGGTGCTCCAGTGAGGTGTGCGGAAACCGCGAACGGGTGGCGAGACACCGGCGCAGAGCAGCCCTCGCACGGGCTTAG
- a CDS encoding anti-sigma factor: MQSSQGQGDLHETVGAYALGILDDAEATAFEEHLATCEWCGQQLDELSGMEPMLAALADLPGTRGTPAIGETLAVRPTTELSDRLVGEVVERRVRAKRSRRLLFGLAASLIIGGPLVAIAATGGGDTTSNEARTKQTVSVAKQVFTDTNAKDKVQGTDASTQVSASVGMDSKPYGTGLTMELKNVKGPQKCSLVAVGKNGERETATTWTVPKWGYGIKDAPTELARNPLYLQGAVAMARADIDHFEVVTFDGEKLAEVNV, translated from the coding sequence ATGCAAAGTTCGCAAGGGCAGGGCGATCTGCACGAGACGGTGGGTGCCTACGCGCTGGGCATCCTCGACGACGCCGAGGCGACCGCGTTCGAGGAGCACCTCGCGACGTGCGAGTGGTGCGGCCAGCAGCTCGACGAGCTCTCGGGCATGGAGCCGATGCTCGCCGCCCTCGCGGATCTGCCGGGCACCCGCGGCACACCCGCCATCGGCGAGACCCTGGCCGTGCGGCCGACCACGGAACTCTCGGACCGGCTGGTCGGCGAGGTCGTCGAACGCCGTGTCCGTGCCAAGAGGAGCAGGCGGCTGCTCTTCGGGCTCGCGGCCTCGCTGATCATCGGCGGCCCGCTCGTCGCGATCGCGGCCACCGGCGGGGGTGACACGACAAGCAACGAGGCCAGGACCAAGCAGACGGTCAGTGTCGCCAAGCAGGTGTTCACCGACACGAACGCGAAGGACAAGGTCCAGGGCACCGACGCGAGTACGCAGGTCAGCGCCTCGGTCGGGATGGACAGCAAGCCCTACGGCACCGGGCTGACCATGGAGCTGAAGAACGTCAAGGGCCCGCAGAAGTGCTCCCTCGTCGCCGTGGGCAAGAACGGCGAGCGGGAGACGGCGACCACCTGGACCGTCCCGAAATGGGGCTACGGGATCAAGGACGCCCCCACCGAGCTGGCCCGCAACCCGCTCTACCTGCAGGGCGCCGTCGCCATGGCCCGCGCCGACATCGACCACTTCGAGGTCGTGACCTTCGACGGCGAAAAGCTGGCCGAGGTGAACGTGTAG
- a CDS encoding HU family DNA-binding protein — translation MNRSELVAALADRAEVTRKDADAVLAAFAETVGEIVAKGDEKVTIPGFLTFERTHRAARTARNPQTGDPIQIPAGYSVKVSAGSKLKEAAKGK, via the coding sequence ATGAACCGCAGTGAGCTGGTGGCCGCGCTGGCCGACCGTGCCGAGGTGACTCGCAAGGACGCCGACGCCGTTCTGGCCGCCTTCGCCGAGACCGTCGGCGAGATCGTCGCCAAGGGCGACGAGAAGGTCACCATCCCCGGTTTCCTGACCTTCGAGCGCACCCACCGTGCCGCTCGCACCGCGCGCAACCCGCAGACCGGCGACCCGATCCAGATCCCGGCCGGCTACAGCGTGAAGGTCTCCGCGGGCAGCAAGCTCAAGGAAGCCGCCAAGGGCAAGTAA
- a CDS encoding carbohydrate ABC transporter permease, translating into MTPTHSASATSPAGTPVPADPAASPAHRSGAVRNLVRRSVRRPWRLAAEVSALLIAAVVAFPLYWMVLSAFKPAGEIESTRPRPWTLSPSLDSFRRVFGQQEFGRYFLNSLVVAVTVVAVSALIAFLAATAVTRFRFRFRTTLLIMFLIAQMVPIEALTIPLFFQMRDFGQLNTLGALILPHIAFSLPFAIWMLRGFVKAVPEALEEAAYIDGASRTRFLWQILFPLVLPGLVATSVFSFISAWNDFLFAKSFIISDTSQSTLPMALLVFYKPDDPDWGGVMAGSTVMTIPVLIFFVLVQRRLVSGLGGAVKD; encoded by the coding sequence ATGACGCCCACCCATTCCGCGTCGGCGACGAGTCCTGCGGGAACTCCTGTTCCCGCGGATCCCGCGGCATCTCCCGCCCACCGCTCGGGAGCCGTACGGAATCTCGTACGCCGTTCCGTACGGCGGCCCTGGCGGCTGGCCGCCGAGGTCTCGGCTCTCCTGATCGCGGCGGTCGTCGCATTCCCCCTCTACTGGATGGTGCTGAGCGCCTTCAAGCCCGCCGGGGAGATCGAGTCGACCCGGCCGCGGCCCTGGACGCTCTCGCCGTCCCTGGATTCCTTCCGCCGTGTCTTCGGACAGCAGGAATTCGGCCGGTACTTCCTCAACAGTCTCGTCGTGGCGGTCACCGTGGTCGCCGTCTCGGCGCTCATCGCGTTTCTCGCGGCGACCGCCGTGACACGATTCCGCTTCCGCTTCCGGACCACGCTGCTGATCATGTTCCTGATCGCGCAGATGGTGCCGATCGAGGCGCTGACGATCCCCCTCTTCTTCCAGATGCGGGACTTCGGCCAGCTGAACACCCTGGGCGCGCTGATCCTGCCGCACATCGCCTTCTCCCTGCCTTTCGCGATCTGGATGCTGCGGGGTTTCGTGAAGGCCGTTCCGGAGGCGCTGGAGGAGGCCGCCTACATCGACGGCGCGAGCAGGACGCGGTTCCTGTGGCAGATCCTTTTCCCACTGGTCCTTCCGGGGCTCGTCGCCACCAGCGTGTTCTCCTTCATCTCCGCCTGGAACGACTTCCTGTTCGCCAAGTCGTTCATCATCAGCGACACCTCGCAGTCCACCCTGCCGATGGCCCTCCTGGTCTTCTACAAGCCCGACGACCCGGACTGGGGCGGCGTGATGGCCGGTTCCACGGTGATGACGATTCCGGTGCTGATCTTCTTCGTACTCGTACAGCGGCGCCTGGTCTCCGGACTGGGCGGCGCGGTGAAGGACTGA
- a CDS encoding YqgE/AlgH family protein has protein sequence MTEVSSLTGRLLVATPALSDPNFDRAVVLLLDHDEEGSLGVVLNRPTPVDVGDILAGWAELTVEPGVVFQGGPVSLDSALGVAVIPGGGAGERAPLGWRRVHGAIGLVDLEAPPELLASALGSLRIFAGYAGWGPGQLEEELGEGAWYVVESEPGDVSSPAPERLWREVLRRQRSELAMVATYPDDPSLN, from the coding sequence ATGACCGAGGTGTCCTCGCTCACAGGGCGGCTGCTCGTGGCCACTCCCGCCCTGTCGGACCCCAATTTCGACCGCGCGGTGGTGCTGCTCCTCGACCACGACGAGGAGGGCTCCCTGGGCGTCGTCCTCAACCGCCCCACGCCGGTGGACGTGGGTGACATCCTCGCGGGCTGGGCGGAACTGACGGTGGAGCCGGGAGTGGTGTTCCAGGGCGGCCCGGTCTCACTGGACTCGGCGCTCGGGGTCGCGGTCATCCCGGGCGGCGGCGCCGGGGAGCGCGCGCCGCTGGGCTGGCGCCGGGTGCACGGCGCGATCGGGCTCGTGGACCTGGAGGCCCCGCCGGAACTGCTCGCCTCGGCGCTCGGCTCGCTCAGGATTTTCGCCGGGTACGCCGGCTGGGGACCGGGCCAGCTGGAGGAGGAGCTCGGCGAGGGAGCCTGGTACGTCGTCGAGTCGGAGCCCGGTGACGTCTCCTCGCCCGCTCCGGAGCGGCTGTGGCGCGAGGTGCTGCGGCGCCAGCGCAGTGAGCTGGCGATGGTGGCCACGTATCCGGACGACCCTTCGCTGAACTGA